In one Haloplanus salinus genomic region, the following are encoded:
- a CDS encoding methyl-accepting chemotaxis protein, translating into MIVRAIRRRYGAKLGLGYVATGTFIVAVGVVTNDVAATVVAAIAGLLTLGSINAAETIASVMEISAQTARVAEGDLDQEVDSTRTDEFGQLAGSIEEMRRSLQHRLAEMEEARSELDDARAEAERAEAEAREAEREAKEMAQEYRRIAEQYGETMERAATGDLTQRLDTDTDYDALETIGHSFNRMMDDLQATVETVAEVADQIDTDAEEMTDMSRTVERQVTETVDTASTIREQSSEQREELESVADDVDTISASAEEIAATVSDLSARADEVATASNDARSSSRTAIDEMSRIEEEAEQAVTRVETLQGRMDEITEIVDIISDIAEQTNMLALNASIEAARAGDGTGGGGGGVSGNGFDVVADEVKSLAEQTQARASEIAEMIEELSDQTEEVTVSIRSTQERVRAGTDTVESTLGDIETIADSIDDVSTSLEEIRQTTSDQADTVQNTAVSVDSLTDLSRGTAETAAETATGIEDQAEVVASISSSLRTFQETVVTELQTNVDAFTVDADAARGPSPVTAATDGGDR; encoded by the coding sequence ATGATAGTCAGAGCAATCAGGCGCCGATACGGCGCGAAGTTAGGACTCGGATACGTCGCCACCGGGACGTTCATCGTCGCCGTCGGCGTGGTTACGAACGACGTCGCGGCGACGGTCGTCGCAGCGATCGCAGGGCTGTTGACCCTCGGGTCGATCAACGCCGCGGAGACCATCGCGAGCGTGATGGAGATTTCGGCACAGACCGCCCGCGTCGCCGAGGGTGATCTGGATCAGGAGGTCGACTCCACCCGAACCGACGAGTTCGGCCAGCTCGCCGGCTCCATCGAGGAGATGCGCCGGTCGCTCCAGCATCGGTTGGCCGAGATGGAGGAGGCACGATCCGAACTCGACGACGCTCGGGCGGAGGCCGAACGGGCCGAGGCGGAGGCCCGCGAGGCCGAGCGCGAGGCCAAGGAGATGGCTCAGGAGTACCGTCGTATCGCCGAGCAGTACGGCGAGACGATGGAACGAGCGGCCACCGGTGATCTCACGCAGCGGCTCGATACGGACACCGACTACGACGCGCTCGAGACCATCGGCCACTCGTTCAACCGGATGATGGACGACCTCCAGGCGACGGTCGAGACGGTGGCCGAGGTAGCCGACCAGATCGACACCGACGCCGAGGAGATGACCGACATGAGTCGGACGGTCGAACGACAGGTCACGGAGACGGTCGACACCGCGTCCACGATCCGGGAGCAGTCGTCCGAGCAACGTGAGGAGCTCGAATCGGTCGCCGACGACGTGGATACGATCAGCGCGTCCGCCGAGGAGATTGCGGCGACGGTGAGCGATCTGTCGGCGCGGGCCGACGAGGTTGCGACGGCGAGTAACGACGCCCGTTCGTCCTCGCGGACGGCCATCGACGAGATGAGTCGCATCGAGGAAGAAGCCGAACAGGCGGTCACGCGGGTCGAGACGCTCCAGGGGCGGATGGACGAGATCACCGAAATCGTCGACATCATCTCCGACATCGCCGAGCAGACGAACATGCTGGCGCTGAACGCCTCGATCGAGGCGGCTCGCGCCGGCGACGGGACCGGCGGCGGTGGCGGTGGCGTCTCGGGGAACGGCTTCGACGTCGTCGCCGACGAGGTGAAGTCCCTCGCCGAGCAGACACAGGCGCGCGCGAGCGAAATCGCCGAGATGATCGAGGAGCTTTCCGATCAGACCGAGGAGGTAACCGTCTCGATCCGGTCGACACAGGAGCGGGTTCGGGCCGGCACCGACACGGTCGAGTCGACGCTCGGCGACATCGAGACCATCGCGGATTCGATCGACGACGTCTCCACGTCGCTCGAGGAGATCCGGCAGACGACGAGCGATCAGGCCGACACGGTCCAGAACACGGCCGTCTCCGTCGACTCCCTCACCGATCTCAGTCGGGGGACGGCGGAGACGGCAGCCGAAACGGCGACCGGAATCGAGGACCAGGCGGAGGTCGTGGCTTCGATCTCGTCGTCGCTTCGGACGTTCCAAGAGACGGTCGTGACGGAGCTCCAGACGAACGTCGACGCGTTCACCGTCGACGCCGACGCGGCCCGTGGACCGAGTCCGGTCACCGCAGCGACCGATGGAGGTGACCGGTGA